TGACAGTATTGCTGAGCTGGTCAATTGTGTTGATCAGCTCCTGGCGGGGAGCCACAAGCAGTGCGTCACGAGATGGTGTTTTCATATTGACTAAATATAATCATTGCCGCCAGGGTTTGCCAATAAATTCCGCTTTCATGATTTGTATCTTCTCATTCTCTTTACACTCCCCAGGTCTATACCCTCGATGATCATCATGAGCTGCTCGTTACTGAGTGAAATGCCTTCCGGGGGAATTTGGCTGTCACTGGGCGGCATCTGGAAACGACCCGCTTCAAGCCTCTTGGTGAGAAGCCAGTAACCATGTCTATCCCACAGCAGTATCTTCA
This genomic interval from Chitinispirillum alkaliphilum contains the following:
- a CDS encoding transposase is translated as MFGYSWGYPIFLYSQPADMRKSINGLCSLVTNHLGKDPLRDGAFVFVNRNRDRMKILLWDRHGYWLLTKRLEAGRFQMPPSDSQIPPEGISLSNEQLMMIIEGIDLGSVKRMRRYKS